One region of Salvia miltiorrhiza cultivar Shanhuang (shh) chromosome 3, IMPLAD_Smil_shh, whole genome shotgun sequence genomic DNA includes:
- the LOC131017787 gene encoding probable inactive ATP-dependent zinc metalloprotease FTSHI 1, chloroplastic, giving the protein MYSTPSGAAKPFINFPTVFPTQRTQKNLYFSLKPTKRVQLNCHPRVFLPRASSNSSSSTNSGAGDEDFVTRVLRENPSQIEPKYLIGDKLYTLREKESLNRKGFNERIWGIMNRLNLKALVSGSVKESGGESNNVKPETEVYLKDLLREYKGKLYVPEQVFVGNLSEEDEFDKNVKELPKMSYDDFRKYMNSDKVKLVSFKEDGGVLYGDNVYRDFVVDLKQIPGETSLHRTKWAMRLDEEQVQDLLEAYKGPRNEVEKQTLSWVGKLPEYPHPVASKISSRMMVELGMLTAAMAAAAVVVGGFLASAVFAATTFVYGVAAYVIWPLTKPFLKLFLGLIFGVLERIWDNLAEYLGDGALTSKLYELYTFGGVSASIEMLKPIMLVFVTMVLLVRFTLSRRPKNFRKWDIWQGIEFSQSKPQARVDGSTGVMFNDVAGIEEAVEELQELVRYLKNPELFDKMGIKPPHGVLLEGPPGCGKTLVAKAIAGEAGVPFYQMAGSEFVEVLVGVGSARIRDLFKRAKVNKPSVIFIDEIDALATRRQGAFQESSDDMYNAFTQERETTLNQLLIELDGFDTGKGVIFLGATNRMDLLDPALLRPGRFDRKIRIRPPNAKGRLDILKVHARKVKLSHTVDLSTYANNLPGWTGAKLAQLLQEAALVAVRKGHAAILESDMDDAVDRLTVGPKRIGINLGHQGQCRRATVEVGTALTSHLLRRCENANVERCDRVSIDPRGQSLSQVVFNRLDDESYIFERKPQLLHRLQVLLGGRAAEEVIFGRDTSKASVSYLADASWLARKIIAIWNLENPMTVHGEPPPWRKRSRFVGPRIDFEGSLYDDYDLIEPPVNFKMDDDIARRTEELMQNMYGKTVSLLKQHNAALLKTVKVLLDQRELTGEEIDFIIENYPPQTPPSLVLEERDPGSLPFFQQDLPETQELEYTMLSS; this is encoded by the exons ATGTATTCCACACCGTCGGGAGCTGCTAAGCCCTTTATTAATTTCCCAACGGTATTCCCTACCCAAAGAACTCAAAAGAATTTGTACTTTTCCCTGAAACCCACCAAAAGAGTGCAGCTCAATTGCCATCCACGTGTTTTTCTGCCGAGGGCGAGTTCGAATTCGAGTTCGTCGACGAATTCGGGAGCTGGAGATGAGGATTTTGTGACTAGGGTTTTGAGGGAAAACCCCAGCCAAATTGAGCCTAAGTATTTGATTGGGGACAAATTGTACACgttgagagagaaggagagcCTGAATAGAAAGGGTTTTAATGAGAGAATTTGGGGGATTATGAATAGGTTGAATTTGAAGGCATTGGTGAGTGGAAGTGTGAAGGAGAGTGGCGGTGAGAGTAACAATGTGAAGCCGGAGACGGAGGTTTATTTGAAGGATTTGTTGAGGGAGTACAAAGGGAAGCTCTATGTGCCGGAACAGGTTTTCGTGGGCAATTTATCTGAAGAAGATGAGTTTGATAAGAATGTGAAGGAGTTGCCCAAGATGAGCTATGATGATTTTAGGAAGTATATGAACAGTGATAAGGTGAAGTTGGTGAGTTTTAAGGAGGATGGCGGGGTTCTGTATGGTGACAATGTTTACAGGGATTTCGTCGTTGATTTAAAACAAATACCCGGTGAAACGAGCTTGCACCGGACTAAATG GGCCATGAGACTGGATGAAGAACAAGTGCAGGATCTTTTGGAGGCGTACAAGGGACCACGGAATGAAGTAGAGAAGCAAACACTG TCCTGGGTTGGAAAGCTGCCAGAATATCCTCATCCAGTAGCTTCGAAGATTTCCAGCAGGATGATGGTTGAACTTGGGATGTTGACTGCTGCAATGGCTGCAGCTGCAGTTGTAGTCGGGGGATTCTTGGCTTCAGCAGTATTTGCTGCTACCACCTTTGTCTATGGTGTGGCTGCATATGTCATATGGCCTCTTACCAAGCCATTTCTCAAGCTATTTTTAGGTCTTATATTTGGGGTTCTAGAAAGAATCTGGGATAATCTTGCTGAGTATCTTGGTGATGGAGCGCTTACATCAAAACTGTATGAACTTTACACTTTTGGCGGGGTTTCTGCTAGTATTGAGATGCTAAAGCCAATCATGTTGGTCTTTGTGACAATGGTGCTTCTTGTTCGTTTTACACTGTCTAGAAGACCTAAGAATTTCAGAAAATGG GATATATGGCAAGGCATTGAATTCTCTCAGTCAAAGCCACAAGCCCGTGTTGAT GGTTCTACCGGAGTCATGTTTAATGATGTGGCAGGCATTGAGGAAGCAGTGGAAGAGCTCCAGGAG TTGGTAAGGTACCTAAAGAATCCTGAACTATTTGATAAAATGGGAATAAAACCTCCTCATGGAGTACTACTTGAGGGCCCTCCGGGATGTGGCAAG ACACTAGTTGCAAAAGCAATAGCTGGTGAAGCCGGTGTTCCATTTTATCAAATGGCTGGATCGGAATTTGTTGAAGTATTAGTTGGTGTTGGTTCTGCTCGTATCAGGGACTTATTTAAGAGAGCAAAG GTAAACAAACCATCGGTCATTTTTATTGATGAAATTGATGCACTGGCCACAAG GCGACAAGGAGCATTCCAAGAATCATCAGATGACATGTACAATGCATTTACTCAAGAAAGGGAGACTACATTGAACCAGCTCTTGATAGAACTAGATGGATTTGATACAGGCAAAGGTGTTATCTTTTTGGGTGCCACTAACAGAATGGATTTGCTCGATCCTGCCCTTCTTCGTCCTGGTCGCTTTGATCGTAAG ATAAGAATCCGTCCTCCGAATGCAAAAGGGAGATTGGACATTTTAAAAGTTCATGCACGGAAAGTGAAATTATCACATACTGTCGATTTGTCGACCTATGCAAACAACTTGCCAG GGTGGACGGGTGCAAAGTTGGCGCAACTTCTCCAAGAGGCTGCTCTTGTGGCAGTGAGGAAAGGTCATGCTGCTATTCTTGAGTCAGATATGGATGATGCAGTTGACCGTCTTACGGTGGGTCCTAAGCGTATCGGGATAAACCTAGGCCACCAAGGACAATGTCGACGAGCTACTGTAGAAGTGGGGACTGCTTTGACTTCGCATCTGCTAAGGCGTTGTGAGAATGCAAACGTTGAGCGTTGTGATCGTGTATCAATCGATCCTCGTGGACAG TCACTGTCTCAAGTTGTATTTAACCGCCTTGATGATGAGTCGTACATATTTGAGCGCAAACCTCAGTTATTACACCGCCTTCAG GTATTACTAGGAGGGAGAGCTGCTGAAGAAGTCATTTTTGGACGAGATACTTCTAAAGCATCAGTTAGTTATCTTGCTGATGCATCTTGGCTCGCTCGTAAGATCATTGCAAT CTGGAATTTGGAGAACCCTATGACAGTGCATGGCGAACCCCCTCCATGGAGAAAGAGAAGTAGATTTGTTGGTCCAAGAATCGACTTTGAGGGCTCACTGTATGACGATTATGATCTGATCGAGCCTCCCGTCAACTTCAAAATGGATGATGACATTGCAAGGAGGACGGAGGAGCTAATGCAGAATATGTATGGAAAGACCGTCTCGTTGCTTAAGCAGCACAACGCCGCTTTACTCAAAACGGTTAAG GTCCTTCTTGATCAAAGAGAGCTCACCGGGGAAGAGATTGATTTTATTATCGAGAATTATCCTCCACAGACGCCTCCGAGCCTCGTCTTGGAGGAAAGGGATCCGGGGAGCCTTCCATTCTTCCAACAGGATCTACCTGAGACTCAAGAGTTGGAGTACACCATGCTGTCCTCTTGA
- the LOC131017789 gene encoding calcineurin B-like protein 7 isoform X2, protein MKSITNCFCLSKAKQAAGFDNHAILASETAFNVNEVEALHSLFEQLSCSIIDDGRIHKEEFLLALFNCSSTKNLLAERLFTLFDLKKNGVIEFGEFVRTLNIFHPDTAAQDKIEFAFKLYDLRHTGYIEREELKEMVVATLRESELSLSEDDVEAIVDKTLQEADLNGDGRIDLEEWKELVAKYPSLTKNMTLPHLREITLAFPNFVMETEVVDSELVC, encoded by the exons ATGAAGTCTATAACCAACTGCTTCTGCTTGTCCAAAGCTAAACAAGCTGCAGGTTTTGATAACCATGCAATTCTTGCTTCTGAGACTGCTT TTAATGTGAATGAAGTAGAGGCTCTCCACAGCCTCTTCGAGCAACTAAGCTGTTCGATTATAGATGATGGTCGAATTCACAAG GAAGAATTCTTGCTTGCACTTTTCAATTGCAGCAGCACCAAGAATCTCCTAGCAGAAAGG TTGTTCACTCTGTTTGAtctaaagaaaaatggggtgatAGAATTTGGAGAGTTTGTTAGGACACTAAACATCTTTCACCCAGATACTGCAGCACAAGATAAAATAGAAT TCGCATTCAAACTGTACGATCTCAGGCACACCGGCTATATAGAACGAGAAGAG TTGAAGGAAATGGTGGTGGCTACTCTCAGAGAATCGGAACTGTCACTTTCAGAAGACGATGTTGAAGCAATAGTCGACAAG ACACTACAGGAGGCAGATTTGAATGGAGATGGGAGAATAGACTTAGAAGAGTGGAAAGAATTGGTGGCCAAGTATCCTTCCCTTACAAAGAACATGACTCTTCCACATCTAAG GGAGATAACTCTAGCATTTCCAAACTTTGTCATGGAGACTGAAGTAGTAGACTCGGAGCTGGTCTGTTGA
- the LOC131017789 gene encoding calcineurin B-like protein 7 isoform X1 gives MKSITNCFCLSKAKQAAGFDNHAILASETAFNVNEVEALHSLFEQLSCSIIDDGRIHKEEFLLALFNCSSTKNLLAERLFTLFDLKKNGVIEFGEFVRTLNIFHPDTAAQDKIEFAFKLYDLRHTGYIEREELKEMVVATLRESELSLSEDDVEAIVDKTLQEADLNGDGRIDLEEWKELVAKYPSLTKNMTLPHLRLVDHHDSHFSAQQAEPNDTLISCSNHREITLAFPNFVMETEVVDSELVC, from the exons ATGAAGTCTATAACCAACTGCTTCTGCTTGTCCAAAGCTAAACAAGCTGCAGGTTTTGATAACCATGCAATTCTTGCTTCTGAGACTGCTT TTAATGTGAATGAAGTAGAGGCTCTCCACAGCCTCTTCGAGCAACTAAGCTGTTCGATTATAGATGATGGTCGAATTCACAAG GAAGAATTCTTGCTTGCACTTTTCAATTGCAGCAGCACCAAGAATCTCCTAGCAGAAAGG TTGTTCACTCTGTTTGAtctaaagaaaaatggggtgatAGAATTTGGAGAGTTTGTTAGGACACTAAACATCTTTCACCCAGATACTGCAGCACAAGATAAAATAGAAT TCGCATTCAAACTGTACGATCTCAGGCACACCGGCTATATAGAACGAGAAGAG TTGAAGGAAATGGTGGTGGCTACTCTCAGAGAATCGGAACTGTCACTTTCAGAAGACGATGTTGAAGCAATAGTCGACAAG ACACTACAGGAGGCAGATTTGAATGGAGATGGGAGAATAGACTTAGAAGAGTGGAAAGAATTGGTGGCCAAGTATCCTTCCCTTACAAAGAACATGACTCTTCCACATCTAAGGTTAGTCGACCATCACGACTCCCATTTCTCAGCACAACAAGCTGAACCTAACGACACCTTAATTTCTTGTTCGAATCACAGGGAGATAACTCTAGCATTTCCAAACTTTGTCATGGAGACTGAAGTAGTAGACTCGGAGCTGGTCTGTTGA
- the LOC131017788 gene encoding GDSL esterase/lipase 7 produces the protein MDSSALIFSILITILFLHRTTPLQFPQELIDELINDANHTHSSSPAEAPTVSSPLAPALFVIGDSSVDSGTNNFLGTFARADRAPYGRDFDTHQPTGRFCNGRIPVDYIALRLGLPFVPSFLAQTGSVDDMIRGVNYASAGAGIILSSGSELGQHISLTQQIQQVMDTFQQFIITMGEVAAKNLISNSIFYISIGSNDYIHYYLLNESKVQSMYLPWSFNQFLARAMKLEIQNLYNANVRNLIVMGLAPLGCAPYYLWLYESENGECVEMINDMIVEFNYAMRYMVEELNHELSGANIIFCDAFEGSMDIMKNSDRYGFNVTSDACCGLGQYNGWILCISSDMACSNASSHIWWDQFHPTGTVNEILADNVWSGRHINMCYPMNLQEMVAQNAND, from the exons ATGGACTCCTCAGCTCTCATCTTCTCAATTTTGATCACAATCTTGTTTCTTCACCGGACTACACCCCTCCAATTCCCGCAAGAACTCATCGACGAGCTCATCAACGATGCCAATCACACTCATTCCTCCTCTCCAGCAGAAGCACCCACTGTTTCTTCTCCGCTCGCTCCTGCGTTGTTTGTAATCGGGGATTCTTCCGTCGACAGCGGCACCAACAATTTCCTCGGCACTTTCGCACGAGCCGATCGGGCCCCCTACGGTAGAGATTTCGACACTCATCAACCCACTGGCCGCTTTTGCAATGGAAGAATCCCTGTTGATTACATAG CATTGCGGCTCGGGCTGCCGTTTGTGCCGAGTTTTTTAGCGCAGACGGGCTCCGTCGATGACATGATTCGAGGAGTGAACTATGCTTCTGCTGGTGCTGGGATAATCCTTTCCAGTGGCTCTGAATTG GGGCAACATATATCTCTCACTCAGCAGATCCAGCAGGTGATGGACACATTTCAGCAGTTCATTATCACCATGGGAGAGGTTGCAGCAAAAAATCTTATTTCCAACTCCATATTCTACATTTCAATTGGAAGCAATGACTATATACACTACTATCTCCTAAATGAGTCCAAAGTGCAATCCATGTATCTGCCTTGGAGCTTCAACCAGTTCCTAGCACGGGCAATGAAGCTCGAGATTCAG AATCTGTACAATGCAAATGTGAGAAACCTGATTGTGATGGGACTAGCTCCTCTGGGGTGTGCCCCTTATTACTTATGGTTGTACGAGAGCGAGAATGGAGAGTGCGTGGAGATGATAAATGACATGATTGTGGAGTTCAACTATGCTATGAGATACATGGTTGAAGAACTCAACCACGAGCTCAGTGGAGCCAACATTATCTTCTGCGATGCATTTGAAGGCTCAATGGACATAATGAAGAACTCTGATCGTTAcg GGTTCAATGTGACGAGTGATGCATGCTGCGGCCTAGGCCAGTATAATGGTTGGATATTGTGCATATCTTCTGATATGGCCTGCTCAAACGCCTCTAGTCATATATGGTGGGATCAGTTCCATCCAACGGGCACTGTCAATGAGATCCTTGCTGATAATGTCTGGTCTGGCCGTCATATAAACATGTGCTACCCCATGAATTTGCAGGAGATGGTTGCTCAAAATGCCAATGATTGA